Proteins encoded in a region of the Canis lupus dingo isolate Sandy chromosome 17, ASM325472v2, whole genome shotgun sequence genome:
- the LOC112665080 gene encoding late cornified envelope protein 3A-like — MSCQQSQQQCQPSAPEEPSTVLPSSYTSGCTGRWASGSGGGCGHRSSGSCCLSHLRSHQCGHYSSDSCDSGSGWQSGSSRCGLGSVGCC, encoded by the coding sequence ATGTCCTGCCAGCAGAGCCAGCAGCAGTGCCAGCCAAGTGCTCCTGAGGAGCCCAGCACAGTGCTCCCCTCCAGCTATACTTCAGGCTGTACTGGCAGATGGGCTTCAGGCTCTGGAGGTGGCTGTGGCCACAGATCCAGTGGCAGCTGCTGCCTGAGCCACCTCAGGTCCCACCAGTGTGGGCACTACAGCTCTGACTCTTGTGACAGTGGCAGTGGGTGGCAGTCTGGGAGTTCTAGGTGTGGCCTCGGCTCTGTGGGCTGCTGCTGA